A DNA window from Oncorhynchus tshawytscha isolate Ot180627B linkage group LG13, Otsh_v2.0, whole genome shotgun sequence contains the following coding sequences:
- the LOC112264734 gene encoding acidic leucine-rich nuclear phosphoprotein 32 family member E-like, with protein MEMKKRISLELRNRTPAEVEELVVDNCRTSDGEVEGLTDDFKELEFLSMVNVGLISLAKLPSLPKLRKLELSDNNISGHLETLSEKCPNLTYLNLSGNKIKGLNNVEALQNLKNLKSLDLFNCEITTLEEYRESIFELLPQVTYLDGFDQEDNEAPDSEADDDDEDEGEDGAGPTGDDDEDEDEEGEEGGGVGLSYLMKERIQDEEDDDDYAEEEEEEEKAGVKGEKRKRDAEDEGEEEDDDDDD; from the exons ATGGAGATGAAGAAGAGGATCAGTTTAGAATTGAGGAATAGGACACCAGCGGAG GTGGAAGAACTGGTGGTGGATAATTGCCGCACCAGTGATGGTGAAGTAGAGGGCCTGACGGATGATTTCAAGGAGCTGGAATTCCTCAGCATGGTCAACGTTGGACTCATCTCCCTGGCCAAACTACCCTCTCTGCCCAAGCTGCGCAAG TTGGAGCTGAGTGACAACAACATCTCAGGTCATTTGGAGACCCTTTCAGAGAAGTGCCCCAACCTGACGTATCTAAACCTGAGTGGCAACAAGATCAAGGGGCTGAACAACGTTGAGGCCCTG CAAAATCTGAAGAACCTGAAGAGCCTGGACCTGTTTAACTGTGAGATCACCACACTGGAGGAGTACCGTGAGAGCATCTTTGAGCTGCTGCCTCAGGTCACCTACTTGGACGGCTTCGACCAGGAGGACAACGAGGCCCCTGACTCAGAGGCAGACGACGACG ACgaggatgagggggaggatggagccGGGCCCACAggggatgatgatgaagatgaggatgaggagggggaggaaggaggaggggttgGGCTCTCTTACCTGATGAAGGAAAGGATCCAG gaCGAAGAAGATGATGACGACTacgcagaggaggaggaagaag AGGAGAAGGCAGGAGTcaaaggggagaagaggaagagggatgcTGAGgacgaaggggaggaggaggatgatgatgacgacGACTAG